From the Peromyscus leucopus breed LL Stock chromosome 8b, UCI_PerLeu_2.1, whole genome shotgun sequence genome, one window contains:
- the Llgl2 gene encoding LLGL scribble cell polarity complex component 2 isoform X3 codes for MWPVLPATEVLSRGITSSRSLGHPAGLWWGCKLDKMRRFLRTGHDPARERLKRDLFQFNKTVEHGFPHQPSALGYSPSLHILAIGTRSGAIKLYGAPGVEFMGLHKENNAVMQIHFLPGQCQLVTLLDDNSLHLWSLKVKGGVSELQEEESFTLRGAPGAAPSATQITEILPHSSRELLYLGTESGSVFVVQLPGFRTLDDRTISSEAVLRWLPEEARHRRVFEMVEALQEHPRDPNQILIGYSRGLVVIWDLRGSRVLHHFLSSQQLENVSWQRDGCLIVTCHSDGSHCQWPVSSDIQNPDPLRSSIPYGPFPCKAITKIFWLTTRQGLPFTIFQGGMPRASYGDRHCISVVHNGQQTAFDFTSRVIDFTVLTEADPTAGFDDPYALVVLAEEELVVIDLQTAGWPPVQLPYLASLHCSAITCSHHVSNIPLKLWERVIAAGSRQNPHFSTMEWPIDGGTNLAPPPPQRDLLLTGHEDGTVRFWDASGVCLRLLYKLSTVRVFLTDTDLSENLSTQGEEEWPPLRKVGSFDPYSDDPRLGIQKIFLCKYSGYLAVAGTAGQVLVLELNDEAAEHAVEHVEADLLQDQEGYRWKGHERLAARPGPVSFEPGFQPFVLVQCQPPAVVTSLALHSEWRLVAFGTSHGFGLFDHQRRRQVFVKCTLHPSDQLALEGPLSRVKSLKKSLRQSFRRMRRSRVSGHKRRPGGYTGEAQAQAVSAKAERTGLQNMELAPVQRKIEARSAEDSFTGFVRTLYFADTYVRDSSRHCPSLWAGTNGGTIYAFSLRVPPAERRMEEPVRAEQAKEIQLMHRAPVVGILVLDGHSVPLPEPLEVAHDLSKSPDMQGSHQLLVVSEEQFKVFTLPKVSAKMKLKLTALEGSRVRRVGVAHFGSCRAEDYGEHHLAVLTNSGDIQVVSMPLLKPQARYSCIRKEDVSGIASCVFTKYGQGFYLISPSEFERFSLSTKWLVEPRCLVDSTKTKNHSRPSNGNSTGPQRTSGQVRNSRSQSDGEAGVLKEIQSTLEGDRGSYGNWRSHRVAVGCSLSNGEAE; via the exons ACGGTGGAGCATGGCTTCCCACACCAGCCCAGCGCCCTCGGTTATAGTCCTTCGCTGCACATCCTGGCCATTGGCACCCGCTCTGGAGCCATCAAGCT ATATGGTGCCCCTGGGGTGGAGTTCATGGGGCTTCACAAGGAGAACAACGCTGTGATGCAGatccacttcctgcctggccag TGTCAGCTGGTCACTCTGCTGGACGACAACAGCTTGCATCTCTGGAGCCTGAAGGTCAAGGGTGGGGTGTCAGaactgcaggaggaagagagctTCACGTTACGTGGTGCCCCGGG GGCTGCCCCCAGCGCCACGCAGATCACCGAGATCCTACCTCACTCCTCCCGAGAGCTGCTCTACCTGGGCACCGAGAGCGGCAGCGTGTTTGTGGTGCAGCTTCCGGGCTTCCGCACCCTGGACGACAGGACCATCAGCTCAGAGGCGGTGCTGCGATG GCTGCCGGAGGAGGCCCGGCACCGGCGAGTGTTCGAGATGGTGGAAGCTCTGCAGGAGCACCCTCGTGACCCCAACCAGATCCTCATTGGCTACAGCCGAGGCCTCGTTGTCATCTGGGACCTCCGGGGCAGTCGTGTGCTTCACCATTTCCTCAGCAGCCAG cAACTGGAGAATGTCAGCTGGCAGAGGGATGGCTGCCTGATAGTCACCTGCCACTCCGACGGCAGCCACTGCCAGTGGCCCGTGTCCAGTGACATCCAGAACCCAGACCCTCTGCGCAGTTCCATACCTTACG GTCCCTTTCCTTGCAAGGCTATAACCAAAATCTTCTGGCTGACCACAAGGCAAGG GTTGCCCTTCACCATCTTCCAGGGCGGTATGCCACGTGCCAGTTACGGGGACCGCCACTGCATCTCAGTGGTCCACAACGGGCAGCAGACAGCCTTCGACTTCACCTCCCGCGTCATTGACTTCACTGTCCTCACGGAGGCCGACCCTACAGCTG GCTTTGATGACCCGTACGCCCTGGTGGTGCTGGCGGAGGAGGAGCTGGTGGTGATCGACCTGCAGACAGCGGGCTGGCCGCCCGTGCAGCTGCCCTACCTGGCCTCCCTGCACTGTTCCGCCATCACCTGCTCTCACCACGTCTCTAACATCCCCCTGAAGCTCTGGGAGCGCGTCATTGCTGCGGGCAGCCGCCAGAACCCCCACTTCTCCACCATG GAGTGGCCCATCGATGGTGGCACCAACCTGGCCCCGCCTCCACCCCAGCGGGACCTGCTGCTCACAGG GCATGAGGATGGCACAGTGCGCTTCTGGGATGCCTCGGGTGTCTGCTTGCGGCTGCTGTACAAACTCAGCACCGTGAGAGTGTTCCTCACAGACACGGACCTCAGCGAGAACCTCAGTACCCAGGGTGAGGAGGAGTGGCCCCCGCTCCGCAAG GTGGGCTCTTTTGATCCCTACAGTGATGATCCTCGGCTGGGCATCCAGAAGATCTTCCTCTGTAAATACAGTGGCTACCTGGCTGTGGCAGGCACGGCAGGGCAG gtgctggtgctggagctgaaCGACGAGGCGGCTGAGCACGCCGTGGAGCACGTGGAGGCTGACCTGCTGCAGGACCAGGAGGGTTACCGCTGGAAGGGGCACGAGCGCCTCGCCGCCCGCCCAGGGCCCGTGAGCTTCGAGCCAGGCTTCCAGCCCTTTGTCCTGGTACAGTGCCAGCCCCCAGCTGTGGTCACCTCCTTGGCTCTGCACTCCGAGTGGCGGCTTGTAGCCTTCGGCACCAGTCACGGCTTCGGCCTCTTTGATCACCAGCGGCGGCGGCAGGTCTTTGTCAA GTGCACACTGCACCCCAGTGACCAGCTGGCCTTGGAGGGCCCACTGTCTCGAGTAAAGTCCCTCAAGAAGTCTCTACGTCAATCGTTCCGTCGAATGCGCCGCAGCAGAGTATCTGGTCATAAACGGCGGCCGGGTGGCTACACTGGAGAG GCGCAGGCTCAGGCTGTGAGCGCCAAGGCGGAACGGACAGGCCTGCAGAACATGGAGTTGGCCCCGGTGCAGCGCAAGATCGAGGCCCGCTCTGCCGAGGACTCTTTCACTGGCTTCGTCCGGACCCTCTACTTTGCTGATACCTACGTGAGGGACA GCTCCCGCCACTGCCCTTCACTGTGGGCTGGCACCAATGGAGGTACCATCTATGCTTTTTCCCTGCGTGTGCCTCCTGCAGAGCGGAGAATGGAGGAGCCGGTTCGGGCTGAGCAGG CCAAGGAGATCCAGCTGATGCATCGTGCGCCCGTGGTGGGTATCCTGGTGCTTGACGGACACAGTGTACCCCTTCCCGAGCCCCTGGAAGTAGCCCATGACCTGTCCAAGAGCCCGGACATGCAAGGCAGCCACCAGCTGCTTGTGGTGTCAGAGGAACAATTCAAG GTATTCACACTGCCCAAGGTGAGTGCCAAGATGAAGCTGAAGCTGACGGCCCTGGAGGGCTCACGGGTGCGGAGAGTGGGTGTGGCTCACTTCGGCAGCTGCAGGGCCGAGGACTACGGGGAACACCACCTGGCGGTGCTCACCAACTCGGGCGACATCCAGGTGGTCTCCATGCCCCTGCTCAAGCCCCAAGCGCGATACAGCTGCATCCGAAAGGAGGATGTCAGTGGAATTGCCTCCTGTGTCTTCACCAAATATGGCCAAG GTTTCTACCTGATATCACCCTCAGAGTTTGAGCGCTTTTCTCTCTCCACCAAGTGGCTGGTTGAGCCCCGGTGTTTGGTGGATTCAACCAAAACTAAGAACCACAGCCGCCCCAGTAACGGCAACAGCACGGGCCCCCAAAGGACCTCAGGCCAAGTCAG GAACTCAAGAAGCCAAAGCGATGGGGAAG CAGGGGTCCTAAAGGAAATCCAGAGCACGCTGGAAGGGGACCGGGG GAGCTATGGCAATTGGCGTTCTCACCGAGTGGCTGTGGGATGCAGCCTCAGCAATGGGGAAG CGGAGTGA
- the Llgl2 gene encoding LLGL scribble cell polarity complex component 2 isoform X4, translating into MWPVLPATEVLSRGITSSRSLGHPAGLWWGCKLDKMRRFLRTGHDPARERLKRDLFQFNKTVEHGFPHQPSALGYSPSLHILAIGTRSGAIKLYGAPGVEFMGLHKENNAVMQIHFLPGQCQLVTLLDDNSLHLWSLKVKGGVSELQEEESFTLRGAPGAAPSATQITEILPHSSRELLYLGTESGSVFVVQLPGFRTLDDRTISSEAVLRWLPEEARHRRVFEMVEALQEHPRDPNQILIGYSRGLVVIWDLRGSRVLHHFLSSQQLENVSWQRDGCLIVTCHSDGSHCQWPVSSDIQNPDPLRSSIPYGPFPCKAITKIFWLTTRQGLPFTIFQGGMPRASYGDRHCISVVHNGQQTAFDFTSRVIDFTVLTEADPTAGFDDPYALVVLAEEELVVIDLQTAGWPPVQLPYLASLHCSAITCSHHVSNIPLKLWERVIAAGSRQNPHFSTMEWPIDGGTNLAPPPPQRDLLLTGHEDGTVRFWDASGVCLRLLYKLSTVRVFLTDTDLSENLSTQGEEEWPPLRKVGSFDPYSDDPRLGIQKIFLCKYSGYLAVAGTAGQVLVLELNDEAAEHAVEHVEADLLQDQEGYRWKGHERLAARPGPVSFEPGFQPFVLVQCQPPAVVTSLALHSEWRLVAFGTSHGFGLFDHQRRRQVFVKCTLHPSDQLALEGPLSRVKSLKKSLRQSFRRMRRSRVSGHKRRPGGYTGEAQAQAVSAKAERTGLQNMELAPVQRKIEARSAEDSFTGFVRTLYFADTYVRDSSRHCPSLWAGTNGGTIYAFSLRVPPAERRMEEPVRAEQAKEIQLMHRAPVVGILVLDGHSVPLPEPLEVAHDLSKSPDMQGSHQLLVVSEEQFKVFTLPKVSAKMKLKLTALEGSRVRRVGVAHFGSCRAEDYGEHHLAVLTNSGDIQVVSMPLLKPQARYSCIRKEDVSGIASCVFTKYGQGFYLISPSEFERFSLSTKWLVEPRCLVDSTKTKNHSRPSNGNSTGPQRTSGQVRNSRSQSDGEGVLKEIQSTLEGDRGSYGNWRSHRVAVGCSLSNGEAE; encoded by the exons ACGGTGGAGCATGGCTTCCCACACCAGCCCAGCGCCCTCGGTTATAGTCCTTCGCTGCACATCCTGGCCATTGGCACCCGCTCTGGAGCCATCAAGCT ATATGGTGCCCCTGGGGTGGAGTTCATGGGGCTTCACAAGGAGAACAACGCTGTGATGCAGatccacttcctgcctggccag TGTCAGCTGGTCACTCTGCTGGACGACAACAGCTTGCATCTCTGGAGCCTGAAGGTCAAGGGTGGGGTGTCAGaactgcaggaggaagagagctTCACGTTACGTGGTGCCCCGGG GGCTGCCCCCAGCGCCACGCAGATCACCGAGATCCTACCTCACTCCTCCCGAGAGCTGCTCTACCTGGGCACCGAGAGCGGCAGCGTGTTTGTGGTGCAGCTTCCGGGCTTCCGCACCCTGGACGACAGGACCATCAGCTCAGAGGCGGTGCTGCGATG GCTGCCGGAGGAGGCCCGGCACCGGCGAGTGTTCGAGATGGTGGAAGCTCTGCAGGAGCACCCTCGTGACCCCAACCAGATCCTCATTGGCTACAGCCGAGGCCTCGTTGTCATCTGGGACCTCCGGGGCAGTCGTGTGCTTCACCATTTCCTCAGCAGCCAG cAACTGGAGAATGTCAGCTGGCAGAGGGATGGCTGCCTGATAGTCACCTGCCACTCCGACGGCAGCCACTGCCAGTGGCCCGTGTCCAGTGACATCCAGAACCCAGACCCTCTGCGCAGTTCCATACCTTACG GTCCCTTTCCTTGCAAGGCTATAACCAAAATCTTCTGGCTGACCACAAGGCAAGG GTTGCCCTTCACCATCTTCCAGGGCGGTATGCCACGTGCCAGTTACGGGGACCGCCACTGCATCTCAGTGGTCCACAACGGGCAGCAGACAGCCTTCGACTTCACCTCCCGCGTCATTGACTTCACTGTCCTCACGGAGGCCGACCCTACAGCTG GCTTTGATGACCCGTACGCCCTGGTGGTGCTGGCGGAGGAGGAGCTGGTGGTGATCGACCTGCAGACAGCGGGCTGGCCGCCCGTGCAGCTGCCCTACCTGGCCTCCCTGCACTGTTCCGCCATCACCTGCTCTCACCACGTCTCTAACATCCCCCTGAAGCTCTGGGAGCGCGTCATTGCTGCGGGCAGCCGCCAGAACCCCCACTTCTCCACCATG GAGTGGCCCATCGATGGTGGCACCAACCTGGCCCCGCCTCCACCCCAGCGGGACCTGCTGCTCACAGG GCATGAGGATGGCACAGTGCGCTTCTGGGATGCCTCGGGTGTCTGCTTGCGGCTGCTGTACAAACTCAGCACCGTGAGAGTGTTCCTCACAGACACGGACCTCAGCGAGAACCTCAGTACCCAGGGTGAGGAGGAGTGGCCCCCGCTCCGCAAG GTGGGCTCTTTTGATCCCTACAGTGATGATCCTCGGCTGGGCATCCAGAAGATCTTCCTCTGTAAATACAGTGGCTACCTGGCTGTGGCAGGCACGGCAGGGCAG gtgctggtgctggagctgaaCGACGAGGCGGCTGAGCACGCCGTGGAGCACGTGGAGGCTGACCTGCTGCAGGACCAGGAGGGTTACCGCTGGAAGGGGCACGAGCGCCTCGCCGCCCGCCCAGGGCCCGTGAGCTTCGAGCCAGGCTTCCAGCCCTTTGTCCTGGTACAGTGCCAGCCCCCAGCTGTGGTCACCTCCTTGGCTCTGCACTCCGAGTGGCGGCTTGTAGCCTTCGGCACCAGTCACGGCTTCGGCCTCTTTGATCACCAGCGGCGGCGGCAGGTCTTTGTCAA GTGCACACTGCACCCCAGTGACCAGCTGGCCTTGGAGGGCCCACTGTCTCGAGTAAAGTCCCTCAAGAAGTCTCTACGTCAATCGTTCCGTCGAATGCGCCGCAGCAGAGTATCTGGTCATAAACGGCGGCCGGGTGGCTACACTGGAGAG GCGCAGGCTCAGGCTGTGAGCGCCAAGGCGGAACGGACAGGCCTGCAGAACATGGAGTTGGCCCCGGTGCAGCGCAAGATCGAGGCCCGCTCTGCCGAGGACTCTTTCACTGGCTTCGTCCGGACCCTCTACTTTGCTGATACCTACGTGAGGGACA GCTCCCGCCACTGCCCTTCACTGTGGGCTGGCACCAATGGAGGTACCATCTATGCTTTTTCCCTGCGTGTGCCTCCTGCAGAGCGGAGAATGGAGGAGCCGGTTCGGGCTGAGCAGG CCAAGGAGATCCAGCTGATGCATCGTGCGCCCGTGGTGGGTATCCTGGTGCTTGACGGACACAGTGTACCCCTTCCCGAGCCCCTGGAAGTAGCCCATGACCTGTCCAAGAGCCCGGACATGCAAGGCAGCCACCAGCTGCTTGTGGTGTCAGAGGAACAATTCAAG GTATTCACACTGCCCAAGGTGAGTGCCAAGATGAAGCTGAAGCTGACGGCCCTGGAGGGCTCACGGGTGCGGAGAGTGGGTGTGGCTCACTTCGGCAGCTGCAGGGCCGAGGACTACGGGGAACACCACCTGGCGGTGCTCACCAACTCGGGCGACATCCAGGTGGTCTCCATGCCCCTGCTCAAGCCCCAAGCGCGATACAGCTGCATCCGAAAGGAGGATGTCAGTGGAATTGCCTCCTGTGTCTTCACCAAATATGGCCAAG GTTTCTACCTGATATCACCCTCAGAGTTTGAGCGCTTTTCTCTCTCCACCAAGTGGCTGGTTGAGCCCCGGTGTTTGGTGGATTCAACCAAAACTAAGAACCACAGCCGCCCCAGTAACGGCAACAGCACGGGCCCCCAAAGGACCTCAGGCCAAGTCAG GAACTCAAGAAGCCAAAGCGATGGGGAAG GGGTCCTAAAGGAAATCCAGAGCACGCTGGAAGGGGACCGGGG GAGCTATGGCAATTGGCGTTCTCACCGAGTGGCTGTGGGATGCAGCCTCAGCAATGGGGAAG CGGAGTGA
- the Llgl2 gene encoding LLGL scribble cell polarity complex component 2 isoform X2 gives MWPVLPATEVLSRGITSSRSLGHPAGLWWGCKLDKMRRFLRTGHDPARERLKRDLFQFNKTVEHGFPHQPSALGYSPSLHILAIGTRSGAIKLYGAPGVEFMGLHKENNAVMQIHFLPGQCQLVTLLDDNSLHLWSLKVKGGVSELQEEESFTLRGAPGAAPSATQITEILPHSSRELLYLGTESGSVFVVQLPGFRTLDDRTISSEAVLRWLPEEARHRRVFEMVEALQEHPRDPNQILIGYSRGLVVIWDLRGSRVLHHFLSSQQLENVSWQRDGCLIVTCHSDGSHCQWPVSSDIQNPDPLRSSIPYGPFPCKAITKIFWLTTRQGLPFTIFQGGMPRASYGDRHCISVVHNGQQTAFDFTSRVIDFTVLTEADPTAGFDDPYALVVLAEEELVVIDLQTAGWPPVQLPYLASLHCSAITCSHHVSNIPLKLWERVIAAGSRQNPHFSTMEWPIDGGTNLAPPPPQRDLLLTGHEDGTVRFWDASGVCLRLLYKLSTVRVFLTDTDLSENLSTQGEEEWPPLRKVGSFDPYSDDPRLGIQKIFLCKYSGYLAVAGTAGQVLVLELNDEAAEHAVEHVEADLLQDQEGYRWKGHERLAARPGPVSFEPGFQPFVLVQCQPPAVVTSLALHSEWRLVAFGTSHGFGLFDHQRRRQVFVKCTLHPSDQLALEGPLSRVKSLKKSLRQSFRRMRRSRVSGHKRRPGGYTGEAQAQAVSAKAERTGLQNMELAPVQRKIEARSAEDSFTGFVRTLYFADTYVRDSSRHCPSLWAGTNGGTIYAFSLRVPPAERRMEEPVRAEQAKEIQLMHRAPVVGILVLDGHSVPLPEPLEVAHDLSKSPDMQGSHQLLVVSEEQFKVFTLPKVSAKMKLKLTALEGSRVRRVGVAHFGSCRAEDYGEHHLAVLTNSGDIQVVSMPLLKPQARYSCIRKEDVSGIASCVFTKYGQGFYLISPSEFERFSLSTKWLVEPRCLVDSTKTKNHSRPSNGNSTGPQRTSGQVRNSRSQSDGEEKKPGPVMEHALLNDEWVLKEIQSTLEGDRGSYGNWRSHRVAVGCSLSNGEAE, from the exons ACGGTGGAGCATGGCTTCCCACACCAGCCCAGCGCCCTCGGTTATAGTCCTTCGCTGCACATCCTGGCCATTGGCACCCGCTCTGGAGCCATCAAGCT ATATGGTGCCCCTGGGGTGGAGTTCATGGGGCTTCACAAGGAGAACAACGCTGTGATGCAGatccacttcctgcctggccag TGTCAGCTGGTCACTCTGCTGGACGACAACAGCTTGCATCTCTGGAGCCTGAAGGTCAAGGGTGGGGTGTCAGaactgcaggaggaagagagctTCACGTTACGTGGTGCCCCGGG GGCTGCCCCCAGCGCCACGCAGATCACCGAGATCCTACCTCACTCCTCCCGAGAGCTGCTCTACCTGGGCACCGAGAGCGGCAGCGTGTTTGTGGTGCAGCTTCCGGGCTTCCGCACCCTGGACGACAGGACCATCAGCTCAGAGGCGGTGCTGCGATG GCTGCCGGAGGAGGCCCGGCACCGGCGAGTGTTCGAGATGGTGGAAGCTCTGCAGGAGCACCCTCGTGACCCCAACCAGATCCTCATTGGCTACAGCCGAGGCCTCGTTGTCATCTGGGACCTCCGGGGCAGTCGTGTGCTTCACCATTTCCTCAGCAGCCAG cAACTGGAGAATGTCAGCTGGCAGAGGGATGGCTGCCTGATAGTCACCTGCCACTCCGACGGCAGCCACTGCCAGTGGCCCGTGTCCAGTGACATCCAGAACCCAGACCCTCTGCGCAGTTCCATACCTTACG GTCCCTTTCCTTGCAAGGCTATAACCAAAATCTTCTGGCTGACCACAAGGCAAGG GTTGCCCTTCACCATCTTCCAGGGCGGTATGCCACGTGCCAGTTACGGGGACCGCCACTGCATCTCAGTGGTCCACAACGGGCAGCAGACAGCCTTCGACTTCACCTCCCGCGTCATTGACTTCACTGTCCTCACGGAGGCCGACCCTACAGCTG GCTTTGATGACCCGTACGCCCTGGTGGTGCTGGCGGAGGAGGAGCTGGTGGTGATCGACCTGCAGACAGCGGGCTGGCCGCCCGTGCAGCTGCCCTACCTGGCCTCCCTGCACTGTTCCGCCATCACCTGCTCTCACCACGTCTCTAACATCCCCCTGAAGCTCTGGGAGCGCGTCATTGCTGCGGGCAGCCGCCAGAACCCCCACTTCTCCACCATG GAGTGGCCCATCGATGGTGGCACCAACCTGGCCCCGCCTCCACCCCAGCGGGACCTGCTGCTCACAGG GCATGAGGATGGCACAGTGCGCTTCTGGGATGCCTCGGGTGTCTGCTTGCGGCTGCTGTACAAACTCAGCACCGTGAGAGTGTTCCTCACAGACACGGACCTCAGCGAGAACCTCAGTACCCAGGGTGAGGAGGAGTGGCCCCCGCTCCGCAAG GTGGGCTCTTTTGATCCCTACAGTGATGATCCTCGGCTGGGCATCCAGAAGATCTTCCTCTGTAAATACAGTGGCTACCTGGCTGTGGCAGGCACGGCAGGGCAG gtgctggtgctggagctgaaCGACGAGGCGGCTGAGCACGCCGTGGAGCACGTGGAGGCTGACCTGCTGCAGGACCAGGAGGGTTACCGCTGGAAGGGGCACGAGCGCCTCGCCGCCCGCCCAGGGCCCGTGAGCTTCGAGCCAGGCTTCCAGCCCTTTGTCCTGGTACAGTGCCAGCCCCCAGCTGTGGTCACCTCCTTGGCTCTGCACTCCGAGTGGCGGCTTGTAGCCTTCGGCACCAGTCACGGCTTCGGCCTCTTTGATCACCAGCGGCGGCGGCAGGTCTTTGTCAA GTGCACACTGCACCCCAGTGACCAGCTGGCCTTGGAGGGCCCACTGTCTCGAGTAAAGTCCCTCAAGAAGTCTCTACGTCAATCGTTCCGTCGAATGCGCCGCAGCAGAGTATCTGGTCATAAACGGCGGCCGGGTGGCTACACTGGAGAG GCGCAGGCTCAGGCTGTGAGCGCCAAGGCGGAACGGACAGGCCTGCAGAACATGGAGTTGGCCCCGGTGCAGCGCAAGATCGAGGCCCGCTCTGCCGAGGACTCTTTCACTGGCTTCGTCCGGACCCTCTACTTTGCTGATACCTACGTGAGGGACA GCTCCCGCCACTGCCCTTCACTGTGGGCTGGCACCAATGGAGGTACCATCTATGCTTTTTCCCTGCGTGTGCCTCCTGCAGAGCGGAGAATGGAGGAGCCGGTTCGGGCTGAGCAGG CCAAGGAGATCCAGCTGATGCATCGTGCGCCCGTGGTGGGTATCCTGGTGCTTGACGGACACAGTGTACCCCTTCCCGAGCCCCTGGAAGTAGCCCATGACCTGTCCAAGAGCCCGGACATGCAAGGCAGCCACCAGCTGCTTGTGGTGTCAGAGGAACAATTCAAG GTATTCACACTGCCCAAGGTGAGTGCCAAGATGAAGCTGAAGCTGACGGCCCTGGAGGGCTCACGGGTGCGGAGAGTGGGTGTGGCTCACTTCGGCAGCTGCAGGGCCGAGGACTACGGGGAACACCACCTGGCGGTGCTCACCAACTCGGGCGACATCCAGGTGGTCTCCATGCCCCTGCTCAAGCCCCAAGCGCGATACAGCTGCATCCGAAAGGAGGATGTCAGTGGAATTGCCTCCTGTGTCTTCACCAAATATGGCCAAG GTTTCTACCTGATATCACCCTCAGAGTTTGAGCGCTTTTCTCTCTCCACCAAGTGGCTGGTTGAGCCCCGGTGTTTGGTGGATTCAACCAAAACTAAGAACCACAGCCGCCCCAGTAACGGCAACAGCACGGGCCCCCAAAGGACCTCAGGCCAAGTCAG GAACTCAAGAAGCCAAAGCGATGGGGAAG AGAAGAAGCCTGGCCCAGTGATGGAGCACGCTCTGCTCAATGACGAGT GGGTCCTAAAGGAAATCCAGAGCACGCTGGAAGGGGACCGGGG GAGCTATGGCAATTGGCGTTCTCACCGAGTGGCTGTGGGATGCAGCCTCAGCAATGGGGAAG CGGAGTGA